The genomic window GGTTAGAACCAGCCCACATGGCACCAGCAGGCCCCACTCCCCCAATACTCAAACCTCGGTAAGGAGACCCCGGCACACCCCAGTGGAGACCCCCACGTTTCCAGAGTGTTGAAGCCAGGCTACGTGAGAATGCATATTCATACCTTACCCTTGTCTGACCCGGGCTCAACGCCCGGCACCCCacgtggccccccaagccctgccaggccccccaagccccgccaggcccCCCAGGAATAAAACGAAACGTCTCGCGTTTGCCTCCGAGTAACGGCGAGTGAATGCCCGCTGGTCCATTGCAGCGTCTGGAGGGACACTCGGCGCCAGGGCGCGCAGCTCAGGCATGACCCTGGACAGCGTCAACCGGGCCACCGTGGACCGAATCATCCGGGTGGACCACGCGGGCGAATACGGAGCCAACCGCATCTACGCGGGGCAGATGGCCGTCCTGGGCCGCAGCAGCGTGGGGCCGCTCATCCAGGTGGGTGctcgcccgcccccctcccaggggGTCTGCAGAAAGGGGCCGCAGCTTGTCCTGCTTTCTCGGGGCGGTGCCTGCGTCTCCCCTCCGCCCAGCAGTGAAAATGGGTTAttgcggcgggggtgggggaccgCGATTGTGTGTcaggcacagacagacagacagacagacagacagcctgTCGGCAGACGGACACCGTCCCTGAAAgcaaatctcggggctggagcgagagcccagcggggagggcggttgccttgcacgcggccgacccgggttcggttcccagcatcccctacggtcccctgagcaccgccaggggtgattcctgagtgcagagccaggagtgacccctgggcatcgccgggtgggacccaagaaGTGGAAGCGAATCTCTTTGGAGGGCCGAGGAGCGGTCCCTGGAGAgacggggagggagagaagagagggtcactcctggacacCGACCTGGGGGttgtcctgagcactgacccccccaaaaataaaagaaccccCGCGAGTGTCAGTTGCCGAGGGGAGTCAGTTGCTCCCCCAGTGGAGATGCTCCTTTTGGGTTTGGTTCCGGGGGGCGGTTGGACCCACCGGCCGGGCTCTGGCCTCCCCCTGGGCTTGGCGCGCAGGCGTccctcccacagtgctcggggaccctccgGGTGCCGGGATCCCAGGGCCTTGGCCTCTGCCCTCGCCTGGGCCCCAGCGGGTCTCTGGGACACTGAGGCTTCTGGGGGAGGTGACGCAAGACCCTCCCTGCGTCTCCGGCCCGTCCCCGAGTCCCCGCGGGTTCCTGCCTCACGGGAGACGGCAAGGAGCAGCCGCGCTCCCCCGGGGCCTCTCAGGAGCCTCCGTAGTAGCTCGGGTGGTTCTTCTCGGGGTGggttctgggtggggaggggccgcaCACGTGCGACGCGTTTGCTTCCCGTGATGTTGGGGcagggaatggggagggggggcgcttcTCCTCATCGCCCCCCTCCGCGTCTCGCTGCCTCGGTGCGCCCCCTCCTCGAACGCACGCCCACCTCACGCGCCTGCCCACCTCCTCACGCGCCCCATCCACCTCACGTGCGCCCCCCCACCTCACGTGCGCCCACCCACCTCCTCACGTACGCCCACCCACCTCACGCACCTGCCCACCTCCTCACACGTGCCCCACCCACCTCACGTGCGCCCACCCACTTCCTCACGCCCTCCCACCTCCTCGCATGCACGCCCACCTCCTCACGGGCGCCCACCCATCTCCTCACACGGGCCCCACCCACCTCACGTGCACCCACCTCCCGCGCCCGCCCACCTCCTCACGCACCCGCCCACCTCCCGCGCCCACCCACCTCCTCACGCACCCGCCCACCTCCCGCGCCCTCCCTTCTCCGCAGAGGATGTGGGACCAGGAGAAGGAGCACCTGCAGAAGTTCAGCGAGCTGATGGTGGCGCTGCGCGTCCGGCCGACGGCGCTGATGCCCCTGTGGAACGTGCTGGGCTTTGCCCTGGGTACGTGGGGAGCGCGGGGTCTCCTGggacccccccacgccccgccagGGCCCGCCCTGGCCTCCGgtctccccctcccttctgggGGGGCCTTGCTGACGTCAGCGCCCTGGGAGCAGGGGCGCAGGGCGCAGGGCGCCGGGCACTGCGTGATCGCCCCCCACACACCTCTCCGAGGGGTGCTCGTGACGCGGAGCGGGGGCTGCTGTGCTCCCcgcaacgccccccccccagcactagCAGGCGGGAGGGCTCCCCCGCCCCAGTCCCGAGCCCAAAGTGGGGCGGGCTCCCCCGGACGGGTCGCCCGCGCGTGACACggggtgatgcttgggggtcttTGGGGGTGTCAGCGGGAGACGCTGCCCCCGGGGTGGAGGTAAGGATGGGGGGATGCCGCGTGCCCGGCCCCCTGCGTGCCCGGCCGCGCCCTGACCAAGCGCGGGGCTGGTGGACGCAGGCGCGGGCACGGCCCTGCTGGGCAAGGAGGGGGCCATGGCCTGCACCGTGGCCGTGGAGGACTCCATCGCGCGCCACTACAACAACCAGATCCGGACGCTGATGGAGGAGGACCCCGAGAAGTACCAGGAGCTGCTGCAGGTGCTGAGCACCCCGGGGCCTGGGCCGGCGGCACCCGCTATCACAggccgggaggggcaggggtgggggcacagggcaggcTGGGTGGGTCGCGGGCGGGGCCCCTAGGGAAAGAGCCGATCTCCCCGGTGGCCCCAGGCTCGCGGTCATAGCCATGAAGGGCCTGGGCCTTGTTCTCTGTCCACTGGACTCGGGTGGGTGGGTCGGGTGGCAGCTGGCGCGCCCCCCAGGTCAGGCGGGGCCACTCACCTGCTCGCCCGTCTCTGTCGGCCAGGTGATCAAGAAGTTCCGGGACGAAGAGCTGGAGCATCACGACATCGGCCTGGACCACGACGCCGAGCTGGTGAGACCCCCGGCTCTGCCCcttccgccccctccccacctctcctggcctcccctgcttcccccagcctcccccttccctgcctctccctgcttccccccacctttcttcccccactccctccctcctcctgcctcctccagaTATGCCAAGGGACCCCTTGGCcacctgctctttttttttttttttgggtcacacccggcgatgcacaggggttacttctggctcatgcactcaggaaccaatcctggcagtgcttgggggacatatgggatgctgggattcgaacccgggtcggctcatgcaaggcaaatgccctacccgctgtgctattgctccagccccagccacctGCTCCCTTGGCCTTTCCCTGCTCCCTGGGGAGGCGGCAGTGATGCAGAGCTcggaacccctcccccccacgcctcCCCTTCAGTGTCAGTTCCCTGGGCTGTCGGAGGTTCCTCCTGACTGctttcaggaatga from Sorex araneus isolate mSorAra2 chromosome 4, mSorAra2.pri, whole genome shotgun sequence includes these protein-coding regions:
- the COQ7 gene encoding 5-demethoxyubiquinone hydroxylase, mitochondrial, yielding MSGAAAAAARSLRQLRMGPWRPLSASGGTLGARARSSGMTLDSVNRATVDRIIRVDHAGEYGANRIYAGQMAVLGRSSVGPLIQRMWDQEKEHLQKFSELMVALRVRPTALMPLWNVLGFALGAGTALLGKEGAMACTVAVEDSIARHYNNQIRTLMEEDPEKYQELLQVIKKFRDEELEHHDIGLDHDAELAPAYSALKRVIQAGCSAAIYLSERL